Below is a window of bacterium DNA.
GAAAAGCGGATGAACCTCTCTCTTATGATTGTTCGGTAAAAGTCCGAAAAATCGCAGAAGCATCTGTAATGCCCCTGAAGCATTCAAGTCAGGAAAGGAGGCAAAGCCTCGAGATTCCGCTCTGGAAGGGGCCGCGGCCATGGGCGTGAGGATTTTGACGAAAAAAAAGGACAAGTCTCTTTATAAGTAAAAAAGGAGTTGACAATGGAAGCTGAAAAAAGCGTCTACAAACTCGGTTACTGGTCAGCCCTGCTGGCATCCGTTTGCAGCCTGGCCTACGTCGTTGGGCAGTTTGCCGAGTGGTTTGGTCTGATGGGATCAGGCGGCGGACCGGAGAACGATAGCACCTGGTATGGACTCGTGGTCCTCCTCGTCCCTTCCCTGCTGCTCGGAATTTCGTTTGTGATCATGATGAGCAGCGTCCATCGTCACGCCCCTGCGAATAAAAAAATATGGAGTCAGACCGGGCTCGTGTTCGCGACGATGTACAGCACCCTGATCTGCATGAACTACTTTGTCCAATTGACTCTCGTTGCCCCGGCCCTCTATCGAGGCGATGTCAGCGACCACATCCGGCCCTTTCTGTTCAATGTCTTTAACTCGTTCACCTATTCAGTGGACCTCCTTGGCTACAGCTTTATGAGCTTATCCACACTTTTCGCTGCTTTCGCCTTCGTAGGACCGGGATTGCAGAAGACAGTCCGCTGGTTTATGATTGCGAATGGCCTGATCATGCCATTTGTCGCGCTGCAGACCTTCTATCACCCTTTCATTTGGGGTGGGGCTTTGTGGGCAGTGACGTTGCCAGGCGCTACCATTTCTCTGGCGGTGTTATTCAAAAGGAAACTGTGCGATCTGTAGCATAGGCATCGCATCTCTGACCGGGGACGGCCGGCGGTCGTGATCGTTGTGGCGCTATACGCCGGCAAAATAAATGTCACTGTAGCGCCCTGACATCGCCAGGCAGCGGACCGTACGGCGGTGGATGCGAAACGGTCAGCAAGGCAGGGTCGCTCCTTGCAACATGAATACTAGAAACTTTTAAAGCAGCGGGACGTAGACCCTATGCAGAACCCCACAGCCAAGACCGATGAGGCAGAGAAGTATCTCGCTAAAGTAACCATCGGTGACTGCGAGCCCCATAACAGCACGATCCTTCTATCTCCCTACGATCCGGGCTGGCCGTCCGCCTTTGCACGATTGGCCGAACTCATCCGCAATACGATTGGGGATAAGGTGCTGCTCCTGGAGCACGTCGGTTCTACCGCCGTTCCGGGCTTGTCAGCCATACCAATAATAGATATGGTGTTAGCCGTCTTGGATGCTGCCGACGAATTGGCCTATGTTCCCCCTCTGCAGGAGCAGGGTTTCGTATTGAGGATCCGCGAACCGGAGAGGTTTGAGCATCGCCTCCTCAAGACACCGCACACAGCCGGCCATCTTCATGTTTTCACCTCGGGAAGCGGGGAGATCGACCGCATGGTGGCCTTCCGTGATTGGTTGCGTACCCACGATGAGGATCGGCGGCGATACGAGGCGGTCAAATTCGCATTGGCAGGTCGAACCTGAAAGTACGATCAGAATTATGCGGACGCCAAATCGGACGTGGTGCAAGAGATTCTGGCCCGCACACTCGAATCAGAAAAGTGATGGTCCTCTCATTTAGCGGTGAGATATAGCATGAAGACGTTAGTGCTTGGCGCCAGCGGGGCAACTGGAAGATTAGTGGTACAACAGTTGATCAATAAAGGCCAATTCGCAAAATTACTCGTACGTTCCACCGCGATCCTCCCACAGGAGATACGGGAAAGCGCCAACCTGGAAATCATCACTGGGAATGTGGACGACTATTCCATTGAACAGTTCAAAGAATTGGTAAAAGATTGTGATTCGGTTGTTTCTTGTCTCGGTCACAACATTACATTCAAGGGAATATTCGGCAAGCCGCGTAAACTGGTCAGCGATGCCGTGAGCAAGGTGGTGGAGGCCTTGAGTCATTCGACCGGTCGAAAAAAATTCATACTCATGAGTACCACCGCCTACACGGACAAAATGCACGGTGAAAAAGAAACATTTGCGGAAAGCCTTGTCTTCGCCCTATTGAAACGACTCTTGCCGCCCCATGCTGACAATGTCAAAGCTGGGGATTATCTGTTCAAAGGCATGAAAGAGTCCAATCACTGTGAATGGATTGCCGTCAGGCCCGACTCCCTCATTGATGAGGCGGCTGTCAGGGCCTATGAAGTAGTGCCGATGAAGAAAAAAAGTCCGATTTTCAATCCAGGGAAAACCAGCAGGATACAGGTCGCCCATTTTATGGTCAAATTGTTGACCCATGACGAACTCTTGCAAGTTTGGAAATATAAAGCGCCGGTTATTTACAAAAAAGAATAGTCTGATCTTCACTGTGAAAGCAATTCCTCAATGATCAAGAGAAAAAGTCGGAGCCTATGCCTCGAGTGGTCTCTTGGCTTTGCACGACCGCTCCACCGGATATGAGCGCATTTAAAAACATCTAAATTAACGGGGAGCGTTTATGTCTTGGGTTCAGCCAGATAACCGCAAAGACTCAACCGGGTTAA
It encodes the following:
- a CDS encoding DUF4256 domain-containing protein, whose protein sequence is MFGKSPKNRRSICNAPEAFKSGKEAKPRDSALEGAAAMGVRILTKKKDKSLYK
- a CDS encoding SDR family oxidoreductase, with the protein product MKTLVLGASGATGRLVVQQLINKGQFAKLLVRSTAILPQEIRESANLEIITGNVDDYSIEQFKELVKDCDSVVSCLGHNITFKGIFGKPRKLVSDAVSKVVEALSHSTGRKKFILMSTTAYTDKMHGEKETFAESLVFALLKRLLPPHADNVKAGDYLFKGMKESNHCEWIAVRPDSLIDEAAVRAYEVVPMKKKSPIFNPGKTSRIQVAHFMVKLLTHDELLQVWKYKAPVIYKKE